The Bryobacteraceae bacterium genome includes a window with the following:
- a CDS encoding ABC transporter ATP-binding protein, protein MGVLLTCEGVSRQFGALPLFEGLTLAVHEGERHGLVGPNGAGKSTLLRILAGKDEPDAGTVSLRRGARMAMVEQEPEFAAGSTVRTVMEAAAADLVAAKTFLGQAGFRDPEAPTASLSGGWKKRLAIAAALAARPDLLLLDEPTNHLDIAGIEWLEEALIDAPFAVIAVSHDRYFLENIATHMLELNRAFPGGLFRTEGNYSTYLEKREQFLEAQAKARESLAAKVRREVEWLRRGAKARTRKAKARVDAAKAMIEQLGQASARAAAETARIDFSATDRKTKKLIELDGAAVRMEERELFSGVSLVLSPGRRLGVAGPNGSGKTSFLRLLLGEVAPAQGEVRRAEGLRMVYFEQHRRQVDPSLPLRRALAPEGDTVLYLGRPVHVNGWARRFLFREEQLVQPVTSLSGGERARLHLARLMLEPADVLLLDEPTNDLDIPTLDVLEESLLEFPGAIVLVTHDRYLMDRVANGVLGLDGEGGSGLFADLNQWEEWMDERERARREKPAAAQTRPAPAVPQKKRLSYIEQREYEQMEARIAEAEARLEEAQRALQAPETVSDAKRLETAWAEVQQAQEEVDRLYARWAELEAKRE, encoded by the coding sequence ATGGGGGTGTTGCTGACGTGCGAAGGCGTCTCGCGGCAGTTCGGCGCTCTGCCGCTGTTTGAAGGGCTGACGCTGGCGGTCCACGAAGGAGAGCGGCACGGGCTGGTGGGACCCAACGGCGCGGGCAAGTCCACGCTGCTGCGGATCCTCGCCGGGAAAGACGAGCCGGACGCGGGGACGGTGTCGCTGCGGCGCGGGGCGCGGATGGCGATGGTGGAGCAGGAGCCGGAGTTCGCTGCCGGCAGCACCGTGCGCACGGTGATGGAAGCCGCGGCGGCGGACCTGGTGGCGGCCAAAACATTTCTGGGGCAGGCTGGTTTTCGCGATCCGGAGGCGCCCACCGCATCGCTGTCCGGCGGATGGAAGAAGCGGCTGGCCATCGCGGCGGCGCTGGCGGCGCGGCCGGACCTGCTGCTGCTGGACGAGCCGACCAATCATCTGGACATCGCGGGCATCGAATGGCTGGAAGAGGCGCTGATCGACGCGCCATTCGCGGTGATCGCCGTCAGCCACGACCGGTATTTCCTGGAAAACATCGCCACGCACATGCTGGAGCTGAACCGCGCCTTTCCGGGCGGGCTGTTCCGGACGGAGGGCAACTACAGCACGTATCTCGAGAAGCGCGAGCAGTTCCTCGAAGCGCAGGCGAAGGCGCGCGAATCGCTGGCGGCCAAAGTGCGGCGGGAAGTGGAGTGGCTGCGGCGCGGGGCCAAGGCGCGCACGCGGAAGGCGAAGGCGCGCGTGGATGCGGCGAAGGCGATGATTGAACAGCTCGGACAGGCTTCGGCGCGCGCCGCGGCGGAGACAGCGCGGATCGATTTCAGCGCAACGGACCGCAAGACGAAGAAGCTGATCGAGCTGGACGGGGCGGCTGTGCGCATGGAAGAGCGCGAGCTGTTTTCCGGCGTGTCGCTTGTGCTGTCGCCGGGGCGGCGGCTTGGGGTGGCGGGACCGAACGGCAGCGGCAAGACGAGCTTTCTGCGGCTTCTGCTGGGCGAGGTGGCGCCGGCGCAGGGCGAGGTGCGGCGCGCGGAGGGGCTGCGGATGGTTTATTTCGAGCAGCACCGGCGGCAGGTGGATCCGTCGCTGCCGTTGCGGCGCGCGCTGGCGCCGGAGGGCGACACGGTGCTGTACCTGGGGCGTCCCGTGCATGTCAACGGCTGGGCCAGGCGGTTCCTGTTCCGCGAGGAGCAGCTCGTGCAGCCGGTAACGAGCCTTTCGGGAGGCGAGCGCGCACGGCTCCATCTGGCGCGGCTGATGCTCGAGCCCGCCGACGTGCTGCTGCTCGACGAGCCGACGAACGATCTCGACATCCCCACGCTGGATGTTCTCGAAGAGAGCCTGCTCGAGTTTCCGGGCGCGATCGTGCTGGTGACGCACGACCGGTACCTGATGGACCGCGTCGCCAACGGCGTGCTTGGACTGGACGGGGAGGGCGGCAGCGGACTGTTCGCCGATCTGAACCAGTGGGAGGAGTGGATGGACGAGCGGGAGCGCGCGCGCAGGGAGAAGCCCGCCGCAGCGCAGACGCGTCCCGCGCCGGCCGTTCCGCAGAAAAAGCGGCTGTCCTACATCGAACAGCGCGAATACGAGCAGATGGAGGCGCGCATCGCCGAGGCCGAGGCGCGGCTCGAGGAAGCCCAGCGCGCGCTGCAGGCGCCGGAGACGGTGAGCGACGCGAAGCGGCTGGAGACTGCATGGGCCGAGGTGCAACAGGCGCAGGAGGAAGTGGACCGGTTGTACGCGCGCTGGGCGGAGCTGGAAGCGAAACGGGAATAA
- a CDS encoding amidophosphoribosyltransferase, with protein MCGECLEPPAPIFSEFSCARCRTPFLNARPLNEEGLCRLCAAGVTAFEGAWSCGAYDGRLRDLIHLFKYGRMLPLGRLFGEMMARAYPRDQRFEVLVPVPSHWRRRLWRGFDQAEVLARELSRRMGIPMVRALRRTRHTAPQAGLTRRQRRLNMRGCFQAALPDAIRDRRVLLIDDVLTTGATVNAAAAALKAAGAAHTGVFTLARADRSGSASTLLVRNFHAEVSVHEHEH; from the coding sequence GTGTGCGGAGAGTGCCTCGAGCCTCCGGCCCCCATCTTTTCCGAATTTTCCTGCGCGCGCTGCCGCACGCCGTTCCTCAATGCGCGTCCTTTGAACGAAGAAGGCCTGTGCCGGCTGTGCGCGGCCGGCGTCACCGCGTTCGAAGGCGCCTGGTCGTGCGGTGCGTACGACGGCAGGCTCCGCGATCTCATCCATCTGTTCAAGTACGGCCGCATGCTTCCTCTCGGCCGTCTTTTCGGAGAAATGATGGCGCGCGCCTACCCCAGGGACCAGCGTTTTGAAGTGCTCGTGCCCGTGCCTTCCCATTGGCGCCGCCGCCTGTGGCGCGGCTTCGATCAGGCCGAAGTGCTGGCGCGGGAACTCTCCCGCCGCATGGGAATCCCCATGGTGCGCGCGCTGCGGCGCACGCGGCACACGGCGCCCCAGGCGGGGCTCACGCGGCGCCAGCGCCGCCTCAATATGCGCGGCTGTTTTCAGGCTGCCCTCCCCGATGCCATCCGGGACCGCCGCGTTCTCCTGATCGACGACGTCCTGACCACCGGGGCGACGGTCAACGCCGCCGCCGCCGCTCTCAAAGCCGCCGGCGCGGCGCACACGGGGGTCTTCACCCTCGCCCGCGCCGACCGCTCCGGCAGCGCCTCCACGCTGCTGGTGCGCAATTTCCATGCCGAGGTTTCCGTGCATGAACACGAACATTGA
- a CDS encoding HNH endonuclease yields the protein MNTNIDRLHTPVLVLNASYEPINICAARRALVLILKGVARAEEHSHAMFHAPRASFPLPSVIRLLEYRRIPRQSRALSRKNILMRDRYTCQYCGRTLPASELTLDHVVPRSRNGETSWENLVACCHPCNNRKGNRTPEEAGMKLLHPPRPYTLHTGRHLMRLLGKSDERWQKYLFY from the coding sequence ATGAACACGAACATTGACCGACTCCACACCCCTGTGCTCGTGCTGAATGCCAGCTATGAGCCGATCAATATTTGTGCGGCACGGCGCGCCCTCGTGCTGATCCTCAAGGGCGTCGCGCGCGCGGAAGAGCACAGCCACGCCATGTTTCATGCGCCCCGCGCTTCTTTCCCGCTGCCCAGCGTGATCCGGCTGCTCGAATACCGCCGCATTCCCCGGCAGAGCCGCGCCCTCAGCCGCAAGAACATTCTGATGCGGGACCGTTACACCTGCCAGTACTGCGGCAGAACCCTTCCCGCTTCCGAGCTCACCCTCGATCACGTCGTCCCACGCTCCCGCAACGGCGAAACCAGCTGGGAAAACCTCGTCGCCTGCTGCCACCCCTGCAACAACCGCAAGGGCAACCGCACGCCCGAGGAAGCCGGCATGAAGCTTCTCCATCCGCCGCGCCCCTACACCCTCCATACTGGCCGCCACCTCATGCGCCTGCTTGGCAAGAGCGACGAACGCTGGCAGAAATACCTGTTCTATTGA
- a CDS encoding phosphatase codes for MIDLHTHSAFSDGTDSPAELVRRAAALDLEALALTDHDTLEGLEEAAAESARCGVLFIRGVELSARREDEPDELRRTVHILGYFFSEPDGAFAAWLETLALRRRARNRAMAERLQSLGYDVRLEEAEALARRITARPHFAEVLVRKGYFPTVRAAIDALLAEGCPAYVEKEDPSPAECIRRIREAGGVASLAHPRRLGNGDPAQEDSILRALMDAGLQAVEVWHPDHDPRAVSRYQQLAFKYGLAMTGGSDYHGARTPDLRLGDAGGARVKKSVLDELRRRAAR; via the coding sequence TTGATCGACCTGCACACGCACTCTGCTTTCAGCGACGGCACGGACTCCCCGGCGGAACTCGTGCGGCGCGCCGCCGCCCTCGATCTCGAGGCCCTCGCCCTCACCGATCACGACACGCTGGAAGGACTCGAGGAGGCTGCCGCGGAAAGCGCCCGCTGCGGGGTGCTCTTCATCCGCGGCGTCGAGCTGAGCGCCCGCCGCGAGGACGAGCCCGACGAACTCCGCCGCACCGTGCACATCCTCGGCTACTTCTTTTCCGAGCCGGACGGCGCCTTCGCCGCCTGGCTTGAAACGCTCGCCCTCCGGCGCCGCGCCCGCAACCGCGCCATGGCGGAACGGCTCCAGTCGCTTGGCTACGATGTCCGCCTTGAGGAAGCGGAAGCGCTCGCCCGCCGCATCACGGCGCGCCCCCACTTCGCCGAAGTCCTCGTCCGCAAAGGCTACTTCCCCACCGTCCGCGCCGCCATCGACGCCCTGCTCGCCGAAGGGTGCCCTGCCTACGTCGAGAAGGAAGACCCCTCTCCCGCCGAGTGCATCCGCCGCATCCGCGAAGCCGGCGGCGTCGCCTCGCTGGCGCATCCGCGCCGACTCGGCAACGGAGACCCTGCTCAGGAGGACTCCATCCTGCGCGCTCTCATGGACGCCGGTCTGCAGGCTGTCGAAGTCTGGCACCCCGATCACGACCCGCGCGCCGTGTCCCGCTACCAGCAGCTCGCCTTCAAATACGGCCTCGCCATGACCGGCGGCTCGGACTATCACGGCGCCCGCACGCCCGATCTGCGACTCGGCGATGCCGGCGGCGCGCGCGTGAAGAAATCAGTTCTGGACGAGCTGCGCCGGCGCGCCGCCCGCTGA